Proteins encoded together in one Candidatus Neomarinimicrobiota bacterium window:
- the rpsC gene encoding 30S ribosomal protein S3, translating to MGQKTHPVGFRLAVNKNWRSNWFAKKSMAENLEEDVNIRKYLAYRLPNAGVSRVEISRSSKVVTVTIYTARPGIVIGKGGEEVGRLKEEIKQLSKTTDVQINISEVKRPELDSALVGANIAHQLIKKISYRRVVNKAIQSTIRMGAEGIRVNVAGRLGGSEIARSEKFSEGRVPLHTLRSNIDYALTEAQTQYGVIGIKVWICNK from the coding sequence ATGGGTCAAAAAACACATCCAGTAGGATTTAGACTTGCGGTAAATAAAAATTGGCGATCCAATTGGTTTGCTAAAAAATCGATGGCCGAAAATTTAGAGGAAGATGTGAATATCCGTAAATATTTGGCTTATAGATTGCCAAACGCAGGCGTATCTAGGGTTGAAATCAGCCGGTCATCTAAGGTAGTAACCGTTACGATTTATACTGCGAGGCCAGGTATTGTTATTGGGAAAGGCGGAGAAGAAGTAGGACGTCTAAAAGAAGAAATTAAACAATTATCGAAAACCACTGATGTTCAAATAAATATTTCTGAAGTAAAGCGCCCTGAACTTGATTCTGCGTTGGTAGGTGCGAATATCGCCCACCAGTTAATTAAAAAAATATCCTATCGACGCGTCGTAAATAAAGCAATTCAATCCACAATTCGAATGGGAGCTGAAGGTATCCGCGTTAATGTTGCTGGTCGGCTTGGGGGTTCTGAAATCGCCCGAAGCGAAAAATTTTCTGAGGGACGCGTTCCCTTACACACACTTAGATCTAACATCGATTATGCGTTAACCGAAGCTCAGACGCAGTACGGTGTTATTGGAATAAAAGTTTGGATATGTAACAAGTAA
- the rplV gene encoding 50S ribosomal protein L22, giving the protein MEARAISRYIHQSPRKIRIVLNEVRGQRVGDALNYLHFSPVKAAQIIEKTVRSAAANLIQVADKENVDPDSLKVKEAFVDGGSYMKRFRPASRGRAMRIRRPSSHLTIVVSDEKEDN; this is encoded by the coding sequence ATGGAAGCTCGAGCAATCAGCCGATATATTCATCAGTCTCCACGAAAAATTCGAATTGTTCTGAATGAGGTACGAGGCCAGCGAGTAGGTGATGCTTTAAATTATTTACACTTTTCACCGGTTAAAGCGGCTCAAATAATTGAAAAAACGGTACGGTCTGCTGCGGCTAATTTAATTCAGGTTGCAGATAAGGAAAATGTTGATCCTGATAGTTTAAAAGTGAAAGAAGCTTTTGTTGATGGTGGATCTTACATGAAACGGTTTAGACCTGCCTCGCGAGGAAGAGCTATGAGAATTAGGCGACCATCAAGTCATTTAACAATCGTTGTTAGCGACGAGAAAGAAGATAATTAA